A genomic segment from Phragmites australis chromosome 6, lpPhrAust1.1, whole genome shotgun sequence encodes:
- the LOC133921299 gene encoding probable peroxygenase 5: protein MGSTPRRRSSPAAARTGVVPPLLLLFAMLFWGRAAAYGDAQGAGMTALQKHASFFDRDGDGIVSLSETYDAFRALGFGIGMSSISAAFINGALGSMTRPENATSSRLDIYIENIHKGIHGSDTGSYDAEGRFVPAKFDEIFAKHAKTVPDALTSDEIDELLLANRVPGDYKGWVGATSEWKILYSLGKDKDGLLRKDVARGAYDGSLFHQLVQEKASGDK from the exons ATGGGCAGCACTCCACGACGACGGTCGTCCCCTGCGGCGGCGAGGACGGGGGTTGTGCCTCCCTTGCTTCTTCTCTTCGCCATGCTCTTCT GGGGACGGGCGGCGGCGTACGGCGACGCTCAGGGCGCCGGCATGACGGCGCTGCAGAAGCACGCGTCGTTCTTCGACCGCGATGGCGACGGCATCGTCTCCTTATCCGAGACGTACGATG CGTTTCGGGCCCTCGGATTTGGGATTGGCATGTCCAGCATCAGCGCTGCATTCATCAATGGCGCCCTTGGCTCCATGACCAGACCT GAAAATGCAACGTCATCGCGCTTGGATATCTACATAGAGAACATCCACAAGGGGATCCATGGAAGTGATACAGGCTCCTATGACGCTGAAGGAAG GTTTGTCCCTGCAAAGTTCGATGAGATATTCGCCAAGCACGCGAAAACTGTCCCTGACGCTCTGACATCAGATGAGATCGACGAGCTGCTCCTCGCGAACAGAGTGCCTGGTGACTACAAAGGATG GGTCGGAGCAACGTCGGAGTGGAAGATACTGTACAGCCTCGGCAAGGACAAGGACGGCCTCCTCCGCAAGGACGTCGCGAGAGGCGCCTACGACGGGAGCCTGTTCCACCAGTTGGTGCAGGAGAAGGCATCTGGTGACAAGTGA
- the LOC133920380 gene encoding probable peroxygenase 5 isoform X1: MDARRRRSSCPGAAVPLLLVLAASFEGGHAAAAAAPAPVGAPSGDAGMTALQKHTAFFDSNHDGIVTFDETYEGLKEVGVGTVTAKASAAFINAALGPKTRPDNSNSSRMDIYIVNIHKGIHGSDTGAYDAQGRFVPEKLDEMFAKHGKNVSNALTKDELDEMLKANREDKDFKGWLGASAEWKMLYNIAKDKDGYLPKGTVRAVYDGTLFYQLAALRKKG; encoded by the exons ATGGACGCTCGGCGACGGCGGTCGTCGTGTCCGGGGGCGGCCGTGCCGCTCCTGCTCGTGCTTGCCGCGTCCTTCG AAGGGGGTCAtgcggccgccgcggccgcgcccgcgcccgtcGGCGCTCCTTCAGGCGACGCTGGCATGACGGCGCTGCAGAAGCACACGGCGTTCTTCGATAGCAACCACGACGGCATCGTCACCTTCGACGAGACGTACGAAG GCTTGAAGGAGGTTGGAGTCGGAACCGTCACGGCCAAAGCCAGTGCTGCCTTCATCAACGCCGCCCTTGGCCCCAAGACCAGACCT GATAATTCGAACTCGTCACGCATGGATATCTACATTGTGAACATCCACAAAGGGATCCATGGAAGCGATACAGGCGCATACGACGCTCAAGGAAG GTTCGTTCCCGAGAAGTTGGATGAGATGTTCGCCAAGCACGGCAAAAATGTATCCAATGCCCTGACGAAAGACGAGCTCGACGAGATGCTCAAAGCAAACCGAGAGGACAAGGACTTCAAAGGATG GCTCGGAGCTTCGGCGGAGTGGAAGATGCTGTACAACATCGCCAAGGACAAGGACGGGTATCTTCCCAAGGGCACCGTGAGAGCCGTCTACGATGGAACCCTCTTTTATCAGTTGgcggcgctgaggaagaagggcTGA
- the LOC133921300 gene encoding nudix hydrolase 18, mitochondrial-like: MAVLVARQGRELQRYSQNTGGRIVVGCIPYRVRGDGELEVLVITSQKGHGMMFPKGGWEVDESMDEAARREALEEAGVLGDTEPVLGFWHYKSRRYVDQTYEGFMFPLRVADELHQWPEMASRKRTWATVQQVMDGCPHLWMREALQQLVARHAKPQSAL; the protein is encoded by the exons ATGGCCGTGCTGGTGGCGAGGCAGGGGCGCGAGCTGCAGCGGTACAGCCAGAACACCGGCGGGCGCATCGTCGTGGGCTGCATCCCGTACCGCgtgcgcggcgacggcgagctgGAGGTTCTGGTGATCACGTCGCAGAAGGGGCACGGCATGATGTTCCCCAAGGGCGGGTGGGAGGTGGACGAGTCCATGGACGAGGCCGCCCGGCGCGAGGCCCTCGAGGAGGCCGGCGTCCTCGGCGACACCGAGCCGGTGCTCGGCTTCTGGCACTACAAGAGCCGCCGCTACGTGGACCAGACCTACGAGGGCTTCATGTTCCCGCTCCgcgtcgccgacgagctccACCAGTGGCCCGAGATGGCCTCCCGCAAGCGCACCTGG GCAACGGTGCAGCAAGTGATGGACGGATGCCCGCACTTGTGGATGCGGGAGGCGCTCCAGCAGCTCGTCGCCCGGCACGCGAAGCCGCAGTCTGCTCTGTGA
- the LOC133920380 gene encoding probable peroxygenase 5 isoform X2, producing MDARRRRSSCPGAAVPLLLVLAASFGGHAAAAAAPAPVGAPSGDAGMTALQKHTAFFDSNHDGIVTFDETYEGLKEVGVGTVTAKASAAFINAALGPKTRPDNSNSSRMDIYIVNIHKGIHGSDTGAYDAQGRFVPEKLDEMFAKHGKNVSNALTKDELDEMLKANREDKDFKGWLGASAEWKMLYNIAKDKDGYLPKGTVRAVYDGTLFYQLAALRKKG from the exons ATGGACGCTCGGCGACGGCGGTCGTCGTGTCCGGGGGCGGCCGTGCCGCTCCTGCTCGTGCTTGCCGCGTCCTTCG GGGGTCAtgcggccgccgcggccgcgcccgcgcccgtcGGCGCTCCTTCAGGCGACGCTGGCATGACGGCGCTGCAGAAGCACACGGCGTTCTTCGATAGCAACCACGACGGCATCGTCACCTTCGACGAGACGTACGAAG GCTTGAAGGAGGTTGGAGTCGGAACCGTCACGGCCAAAGCCAGTGCTGCCTTCATCAACGCCGCCCTTGGCCCCAAGACCAGACCT GATAATTCGAACTCGTCACGCATGGATATCTACATTGTGAACATCCACAAAGGGATCCATGGAAGCGATACAGGCGCATACGACGCTCAAGGAAG GTTCGTTCCCGAGAAGTTGGATGAGATGTTCGCCAAGCACGGCAAAAATGTATCCAATGCCCTGACGAAAGACGAGCTCGACGAGATGCTCAAAGCAAACCGAGAGGACAAGGACTTCAAAGGATG GCTCGGAGCTTCGGCGGAGTGGAAGATGCTGTACAACATCGCCAAGGACAAGGACGGGTATCTTCCCAAGGGCACCGTGAGAGCCGTCTACGATGGAACCCTCTTTTATCAGTTGgcggcgctgaggaagaagggcTGA
- the LOC133921298 gene encoding plasmodesmata-located protein 6-like, producing MPRRRTSMATPVPAATTLLPVLSLMLLLLRTGTCADDYSAFVYAGCSQGRYDAGSQYASGVDSVLTSVANSAPYTPYANFTPPSAADSSVVGLYQCRSDLPASVCSGCVRSAISRLSSLCAWATGGAVQLRACFVRYGNDSFLGKQDTTVLFKKCGGTPGDSSGVAMRDSALGALVAAAAPAGGGYRAGGSGGVQAMSQCVGDLGAKSCSDCVSAAAGQLKVGCGYATAGEVYLGKCYARFWANGGGGFSNSAGGHGHGFGLVHAFATGFFVSLAYVSLAVKL from the coding sequence ATGCCAAGAAGGCGAACAAGCATGGCCACGCCCGTTCCAGCAGCAACAACGCTCCTCCCCGTCCTCTCGCTGATGCTGCTCCTGCTGCGAACGGGCACCTGCGCCGACGACTACTCCGCGTTCGTGTACGCCGGGTGCTCGCAGGGGCGCTACGACGCCGGTTCGCAGTACGCGTCGGGCGTGGACTCCGTGCTCACCTCCGTCGCCAACAGCGCGCCCTACACCCCCTACGCTAACTTCAccccgccgtccgccgccgacTCGTCCGTGGTCGGCCTCTACCAGTGCCGCTCCGACCTCCCCGCCTCCGTCTGCAGCGGCTGCGTCCGCTCCGCCATCTCCAGGCTCTCCTCGCTCTGCGCCTGGGCCACAGGCGGGGCGGTGCAGCTGCGCGCATGCTTCGTGCGCTACGGGAACGATTCGTTCCTGGGCAAGCAGGACACAACCGTGCTGTTCAAGAAGTGCGGCGGCACGCCCGGGGACTCCAGCGGGGTGGCTATGCGGGACTCGGCGCTCGGCGCGCTCGTGGCAGCGGCCGCGCCGGCCGGGGGAGGGTACCGCGCCGGGGGCTCCGGGGGCGTGCAAGCCATGTCTCAGTGCGTGGGGGACCTCGGCGCCAAGTCGTGCTCCGACTGCGTCTCGGCCGCGGCAGGGCAGCTCAAGGTCGGGTGCGGCTACGCCACGGCCGGAGAGGTCTACCTCGGCAAGTGCTATGCGCGCTTCTGGGCCAACGGGGGCGGAGGTTTCAGCAACAGCGCCGGCGGGCATGGACATGGCTTCGGGCTAGTCCATGCTTTCGCCACCGGTTTCTTCGTTTCCTTGGCTTATGTCTCACTTGCCGTAAAGCTATAG